In Sparus aurata chromosome 5, fSpaAur1.1, whole genome shotgun sequence, the genomic window CATGACTGCCACCACTACCCGCTGTGCATGCTAATAAAGTCATATTGTAATTAGAAGCCGCCTTGGAGAGTCTGCACACACTGTACGTTCTTGACTATCAttagacaaaacaaagacaggatCAAATCATGCTGACATGCAGACCTCTGCAATACACACTTCACCCACTGTCTTATTTTTATCACAGCGTCAAACACTTAACAGtcattgcttttctttgttaatACACTGAATGTATTCATCAGCAGAAACTATTAATTACTAAATAAGACTAATAGAATATTTATCTGTATTGTTATGTCTTCGTTTGTTGTCAGGTCAGACTAGTTCACTAAGCTGTTAACAGCGATGGTTAGTAAGTAACTTAACTAAATTTTCTGTACTTAAGCATCATTTCAGATCATTTTTATGTTCTGCTTCTTCCACTTGACAACATTTTGTAggcaaataatgtttttttcactcgacaacatttaattgataactttagttactatttactttgcagattacacgctgcatcagagccaaagtggaATATTTTTGgctgcattaaaaacaaatatgacGACTTTCAGATTTGATAATCTGCCAGCCACAAAATCAGTGAACCCATACAATATGAAAATATAGCTATAATTTACTTGTGGTTTTGATACTTGATCATCTGATACTTTAGAGGGTAACTCCTtaaattgtacacattaaaatgtgttaacaggtcttggggagcactgcagcatatgtgaaaaagtagtttttAAACATGGGATGTTCACTGTCTTCTCAGGTTCATTGAGAATAATGACATCCAGGCTCTCTCCAAGTATACCTTCAGAGGACTCAAATCCCTGACTCATCTGTAAGTATTTTGTTGAGCCAAAACcatttgacattttgtagaATAGACTGAAGCTAAAAACACATACAAGACTTGGAAAGAGCACAGAAACAGTGTATTTACAGACTCAAGCCAGACATAATGATACATTTCCTTGTCTAAACCGTTTCAGATCTCTTTCAAACAAcaacctgcagcagctgccgAGGGATCTGTTCAAACATCTGGACATCCTCACTGACTTGTAAGTGTGCCTctactgaaatgaaaacagtagCTGTGTTTCAAATagcatactttttatttttacttttgtacGTACTTCAGCTGTCCTTACGAGGTACGTGCTATTGCATGCAGTATCACTGCTCCTGAGATGGTATCTTTTCCTGGGTTGGGTGGATGTCTTCCACTTTCGTTGTGTTCATGTGCATCATGTCAGAATGTGTGAGCAACAAGATGCCAAAAAGATGTTGTTCAGCATTTGATCACACAGAGCTTTCACAGCTGTTTCCAGAATTTTTGGATGACAACGAAGCACAAATGAAAAGATACAATAACTATAAGACACATGACACTAGTACAAGTTTCTCACCATCAGCCCAGTGTAACTTTTGTCTGCTATGTTTCAGCGTGAGATTATGTCAACGCAAAGATTTGTGTTAGAGCATTTAAGAtataaaactacatattgcctGTTTTTCAGAGACCTGCGGGGGAACTCTTTTCGCTGTGACTGTAAGATCAAGTGGCTGGTCGACTGGATGGAGAAGACCAACACTTCTGTTCCTGCTATCTACTGTGCCAGCCCCTTTGAGTTTCAAGGACGCAGAATCCACGACCTTGCACCACGAGACTTCAATTGCATTAGCGCAGGTTTTACTTTGGCTCTTTTCATTACAATGCATCTAGACATACATCTCAAGTGACCAGTTTTAATTGGATCTCACATCCCTGCTCTACATACAAATACACATGTATCAGTGgtaaaaacagacacaatgtgttttcacacaaaaaaagaaagagcttATGTAGAACACTTGCTGGATTTACAAGATTGCCCAcataattcagattttttttagagataacatttcacaatgtttataaagtttttccAAACCTGACAACTTacaacattttgcatttttttaagggagtctggtaaCATTTTCCCTCGAGCGACAAGTAGTGGCCTATGTAAATTAGtatctgtttattttatcagtAGAATTTGATATTTACtgtgaataaaatgttttcttttatttagttTGCAAAAGGTGGTGTCAGGGCAGACCCTCATTTTTAATCATTCTGTGTTGTCTTCTCATAGACTTCGCTGTGTATGAGACCTTCCCTTTCCACTCTGTGTCAGTGGAATCATATGAGTTTAATGGCGATCAGTTTGTGACCTTCGCCCAGCCCGATTCAGGGTTCTGCACCTTGTATGTGTGGGATCATGTGGAGATGGTCTTCAGGAAGTTTCATAACATATCCTGTGAGTTTGAACCTATGAAAGAATAAATATGTCAtatatttctgtgtttaaatGGACCCTAATATCTTTTCTGTTTATCTCTCGCAGCTCGCTCTGCTGTGTACTGCAAACCAGTGGTCATCAGCAACAGTCTGTACATGGTGGTGGCTCAGCTTTTTGGTGGATCTCATATCTACAAGTAAGGCTTGTGATTTAAAATTCAAACAGCTTGAATTTtagtacttgtactttacttgagtatttggatctcatgccactttcagagCGTAATACTGTAATTCTTTCTCCACTataattttctgacatttttagtTACTATTATGGTCATTTATTTGATTGTAATGCATGTTTGTAATTTTATGCTCTGCAAGGGTTCAAAAGGAAGGGAAAAAGTCTACTACTTTTAAATCATCCATTTCCTTAAACCATTGTATCCTTTCTCACTGCGGGTGTTTATAAACTAATGgttatgaattattattattacaaaaaaggaaattatgtgaaaatatcatttatattattgGCATCAGCCATGAGACACAGGAAATAATCGCTTATTATCCTTCTTGTGGAGAGTGAAATGAAAAGATCAACACCGCTCTAACATGCATACAGTAAACGTGTTACTGGATCAATCAAGTTCAGCTGCTttggtgcaaatgaaagtgacgATAGGTGCAAGAAGGGAATGATTTTGCATGTGGTGGCCACAGAAAAATTTctctctccgtatccttcctgACTAATGTATTCTCACTCCTGGTAGCATGAGGCGGTACCTGCAGCCCAATCAGGTTGCAAAGGTAGTCCAGTTCCGTCATGATGGCACATCAAATGAATTCcaaataatcaaaatcaaattgcctcagtgggctttacaatcacTACACTGAACGAAACAGAACTTGCGCTCTCAGCAGTTGCCACAGATAATGTATGGGTTCAAGTGATCTATACTGAAATATCTTTGGTGAAAATGCAGATTATGAGAAAATCTTTGTTGTCACAGGTGGGAAGAGGACCCGCAACGCTTTGTAAAGATCCAAGATATCGACACCACTCGCGTGAAGAAGCCCAACTTCGTGGACACCTTCCAGCTGGATGGAGAGTGGTACTTTGTAGTTGCAGACAGCTCCAAGGCAGGCTCCACCAGCATTTATCGCTGGAACAGTAACGGTTTTTACTCCCACCAGTCCCTCCATCCCTGGCACCGGGACACCCATGTTGAGTTCCTTGATGTCGGTGGAAAACCTCACCTCATCCTGTCCAGCGCCTCTCAGCCGCCGGTGGTTTATCAATGGAACCGTAGCCAGAAACAGTTTGCTTTCTTCTCCCTGATCACAGAGCTGGCAGATGTGCAGATGGTAAAGCACTTTTGGGTGAGGAAAGTTCTCTACCTCTGTCTCACACGATTCATTGGTGACTCCAAGATCCTTCGCTGGGAAGGGCAGCGTTTTGTAGAGATCCAGACTCTTCCCTCTCGTGGCTCGATGGCAGTGTATCCTTTCACAGTGGGCCTGCGCCAGTACCTCATGCTTGGAAGTGATTTCTCCTTCTCCAGAGTATACCTGTGGGATGACCTCACTCAGCGCTTTCAGCCCTTCCAGGAGCTCAACATGAGAGCTCCGCGAGCGTTCAGCTTAGTATCTGTTGACAGCAAGGACATTCTCCTGGCTGCCAGCTTCAAAGGCAACACGCTGGCCTACCAGCACCTGGTGGTGGATCTCAGTGCCAAGTAGACATGTTACAGTAAGAACAGAAGGAAAGGAGCTCTTTCTGAGCATTTATCAAAATGTGCCAAATAAATGAAAGACTGCAAAATGTTTAAGCCATTTAACTAATGGTCTGCTGTTTCACCCGACGTTTGAAGGCAACTAATTAAAAGATTAATCTATTTTTATGCACTAGAATGAAACGATGGGATAACTTCCAGTAACATGCCAACATTAGTGTCATGTCTATGCTGCATCACTGCTTCTGTTCTGCCAACCATATATGTAGGCCAATAATTTTTTTGACAGTATTATATTGTGTACTATACTTTACTAGCGTGAAGATGATGTGCATGTGCATCAAAATTACTCACTAGATCAGAGTGTGACTGTAAAACTATGAAAGTTTTGTAAGTTACAGGGTGTACCTTATCTGTGGAGAATTTTGCATGACACAGGACAAATGATATAGCTATGGAAACGAAGAAATACTCACCATTGCATATACTTTTTAatccatgtttatttttatctttatatGAGATACCCTTGAATTTGTTTTGGATTCAACATTcactctgcaaaaaaaaaaccatgggATCAAAGCTGATCTAAGGCATTGGCAAAACTAATTGAGGGGCCCCAAATTAACAAAAAATCTTAACTAATTTTCTCAgtaatttaaaaacatattcttTGATTTTGTTATCCAACCTCAAAACATGTGAAATTAGAAAATATTTGGCATTGCCTGGGCAAAATTAGGCATTATGGGGCAAGTTATATATTATTTGGGGATTTGAGCTAGCTATAACAAGATTAGAGTATATACTTTAAGAAAAAGAGGTGTAattctcttgtttgtttttaatgtgcagTCACAAACTGTATTTAATTGTTACTGTGTATATTTGCAAATGGAAGGGGGTATAATTAAAGCTTATGGTCCCCGAAAGTCTTGTGTCCTCTTATCAGTAAGGATTTCAGGGCAAGCTAATAAGAGGCAGAGCAGGCACCATCCTATGAAAGAACATCTTTATGGTATCCATCGGTACCAACCTTGACATGCTAGTTGGAAAATTAGCTAAATAAAGTTACATTAATTTTGGCAATGGGAAATCATAATCTTTAATTCAAGTTACAGTTTAATTTCACCAAAGTCCATGGACTTtgttgaaattaaataaattatatatacattttatatatatgtatatatgtatatatatatatatatatatatatgtatatatgtatatatatatatatatatgtatatatatatatatatatgtatatatatatatatatatatatatatatatatatatatatatatatatatatatatatatatatatatatatatatatatagatatatatatatatatatatatatatatatataatgttcaCACTGTAGAGCTGGTCCCTTACATTAGCTAAATCTAAAGCTAAATATGACCAGATTTGTTAAGATTTTcacaatttcttattttttctattaAGCCAGATGCATTTCATTGAGTAGTCAGACACAAAACTTAATGGTCTGtgactttgtttttaaattcccaaattatcttttaaattcacaaaaatCATGTGTGTAATTCGT contains:
- the lgi3 gene encoding leucine-rich repeat LGI family member 3, which codes for MPEFGQRWTRLICLSLLCLCLILPRESNARRAPKIPRCPATCSCTKDSAFCVDSKVIPKSFPPGIISLTMVNAAFTTIPEGAFSHLHLLQFLLLNSNTFTMIADDAFAGLSQLQYLFIENNDIQALSKYTFRGLKSLTHLSLSNNNLQQLPRDLFKHLDILTDLDLRGNSFRCDCKIKWLVDWMEKTNTSVPAIYCASPFEFQGRRIHDLAPRDFNCISADFAVYETFPFHSVSVESYEFNGDQFVTFAQPDSGFCTLYVWDHVEMVFRKFHNISSRSAVYCKPVVISNSLYMVVAQLFGGSHIYKWEEDPQRFVKIQDIDTTRVKKPNFVDTFQLDGEWYFVVADSSKAGSTSIYRWNSNGFYSHQSLHPWHRDTHVEFLDVGGKPHLILSSASQPPVVYQWNRSQKQFAFFSLITELADVQMVKHFWVRKVLYLCLTRFIGDSKILRWEGQRFVEIQTLPSRGSMAVYPFTVGLRQYLMLGSDFSFSRVYLWDDLTQRFQPFQELNMRAPRAFSLVSVDSKDILLAASFKGNTLAYQHLVVDLSAK